A genome region from Thalassococcus arenae includes the following:
- the ftsH gene encoding ATP-dependent zinc metalloprotease FtsH gives MGNARNLAFWVVLFFLILALFSLFSGDGTTMQSREASYSEFVRAVEDKSVSSVVIDGEQVRFRTTGGEDFVAVKPEDAAVTDLLIENNVPVSAKSQEQSGFQAFLLSLLPFLLLIGVWIYFMNRMQGGGKGGAMGFGKSKAKLLTEKHGRVTFDDVAGIDEAKEELEEIVEFLRNPQKFSRLGGKIPKGALLVGPPGTGKTLLARAIAGEAGVPFFTISGSDFVEMFVGVGASRVRDMFEQAKKNAPCIVFIDEIDAVGRARGQGYGGGNDEREQTLNQLLVEMDGFEANEGVIIIAATNRRDVLDPALLRPGRFDRQVTVPNPDIKGREKILGVHARKTPLGPDVDLRIIARGTPGFSGADLANLVNEAALMAARVGRRFVTMEDFENAKDKVMMGAERRSMVLTAEQKEKTAYHEAGHAVVGLALPQCDPVYKATIIPRGGALGMVVSLPEIDRLNWHKSECEEKLAMTMAGKAAEIIKYGPENVSNGPAGDIQQASALARAMVLRWGMSDKVGNIDYAEAHEGYQGNTAGLSVSAHTKELIEDEVKRFIQDAYDRAFEILTERKEEWERLAQGLLEYETLTGDEIKRVMRGEPPHSDDVDGSGAAEDDKPSLTAIPKTKPKAKPAGDLEPEPSV, from the coding sequence TTGGGCAACGCACGCAATCTCGCCTTCTGGGTCGTTCTGTTCTTTCTGATCCTGGCGCTGTTCAGCCTGTTCTCGGGCGACGGCACCACGATGCAGAGCCGCGAGGCCAGCTATTCCGAATTCGTCCGCGCGGTCGAGGACAAGTCGGTCAGTTCGGTGGTGATCGACGGAGAACAGGTCCGCTTCCGCACGACGGGTGGCGAAGACTTTGTCGCGGTCAAGCCCGAGGACGCGGCGGTGACCGACCTGTTGATCGAGAACAACGTGCCCGTCAGCGCGAAATCGCAAGAGCAGTCGGGTTTCCAGGCATTCCTGCTCAGCCTGCTGCCCTTCCTGCTGCTGATCGGTGTCTGGATCTACTTCATGAACCGGATGCAGGGCGGCGGCAAAGGCGGGGCGATGGGCTTTGGCAAGTCCAAGGCCAAGCTGCTGACCGAGAAGCATGGCCGCGTGACATTTGATGACGTGGCCGGCATCGACGAGGCCAAGGAAGAGCTGGAAGAGATCGTGGAATTCCTGCGCAACCCGCAGAAGTTCAGCCGCCTTGGCGGCAAGATCCCCAAGGGCGCGCTGCTGGTGGGCCCTCCGGGCACCGGTAAGACGCTGCTGGCGCGCGCCATCGCCGGCGAGGCGGGCGTGCCGTTCTTCACCATCTCGGGCTCAGACTTCGTCGAGATGTTCGTGGGCGTGGGTGCGTCCCGCGTGCGAGACATGTTCGAGCAGGCCAAGAAGAACGCGCCCTGCATCGTCTTCATCGACGAAATCGACGCCGTCGGTCGCGCCCGTGGTCAGGGCTACGGTGGCGGCAACGACGAGCGCGAGCAGACGCTGAACCAGCTGCTGGTGGAAATGGACGGCTTCGAGGCCAACGAAGGCGTCATCATCATCGCCGCGACCAACCGCCGCGACGTGCTCGACCCGGCGCTGCTGCGTCCCGGCCGGTTCGACCGGCAGGTGACGGTGCCGAACCCCGATATCAAGGGCCGCGAAAAGATCCTCGGCGTGCACGCCCGCAAGACCCCGCTGGGCCCGGATGTCGACCTGCGCATCATCGCGCGCGGCACGCCCGGTTTCTCGGGCGCGGATCTGGCGAACCTGGTGAACGAGGCGGCGCTGATGGCCGCGCGCGTCGGCCGGCGTTTCGTCACGATGGAGGATTTCGAGAACGCCAAGGACAAGGTCATGATGGGCGCCGAGCGGCGCAGCATGGTCCTGACCGCCGAGCAGAAAGAAAAGACCGCCTATCACGAGGCCGGGCACGCCGTTGTCGGGCTGGCGCTTCCGCAATGCGACCCGGTCTACAAGGCGACGATCATTCCCCGCGGCGGCGCACTGGGCATGGTGGTCAGCCTGCCCGAGATCGACCGGCTGAACTGGCACAAATCCGAGTGCGAGGAAAAGCTGGCGATGACGATGGCCGGGAAGGCTGCCGAGATCATCAAGTACGGCCCCGAAAACGTCTCGAACGGCCCGGCGGGCGACATCCAGCAGGCCAGCGCGCTGGCGCGGGCGATGGTGCTGCGGTGGGGCATGTCCGACAAGGTCGGCAATATCGACTATGCCGAGGCGCACGAAGGGTACCAGGGCAATACGGCGGGCCTGTCCGTTTCAGCGCACACCAAGGAGCTGATCGAGGACGAAGTCAAACGGTTCATCCAGGACGCTTATGACCGTGCCTTTGAAATCCTGACCGAGCGCAAGGAAGAGTGGGAGCGGTTGGCGCAAGGTCTGCTGGAATACGAAACGTTGACCGGGGACGAGATCAAACGTGTCATGCGAGGTGAACCGCCTCATTCCGACGACGTGGACGGATCGGGCGCGGCCGAGGACGACAAGCCCAGCCTGACCGCCATTCCCAAGACCAAACCCAAGGCCAAACCGGCGGGCGACTTGGAACCCGAACCGTCGGTCTGA
- the tilS gene encoding tRNA lysidine(34) synthetase TilS — MNASLDDRFAAAMGQLLGPNFPTEIALAVSGGGDSMAMLYLAHNWTRAWGVKLWVVTVDHGLRPESATEAAMVAGECATLGWPHATLRWHWDGAGNVMDAARRARLSLIDRWRGGIDHVLMAHTRDDVAETFLMRLARGSGLDGLSAMRASRQVRAVPDALPPECSGACPPGSAGERFWIKRPCLDMDRAELRHYLRTLRGRWVEDPSNEDPAYDRARMRRLLALLGAEGIGAATLAATAKRLREDRFALIARAVDVWRAYGSAGHGTLSLDPDWHGPVEPGTQRRLLAAMLRYVSGAEYAPRAEALEDLRQRVVSGGGGTLHGCEVQHVGGRPTVFREFAAVAQTRAVAGQHMHWDGRWRITDAAPSGLIVRALGEDGWQQLPDRPDDAPPHRIALSLPSLWDGARLVACDAMGLGPGNTTVLPSDAPEPVRFARFLLMQ; from the coding sequence GTGAACGCGTCGCTGGACGATCGCTTTGCCGCGGCGATGGGGCAATTGCTGGGCCCCAACTTTCCCACCGAAATCGCGCTGGCCGTCTCGGGCGGTGGCGACAGCATGGCGATGCTGTATCTCGCGCATAACTGGACCCGCGCCTGGGGCGTGAAACTGTGGGTGGTGACGGTCGATCATGGCTTGCGCCCCGAAAGCGCCACCGAGGCGGCTATGGTCGCCGGGGAATGCGCAACGCTGGGCTGGCCGCACGCCACGCTGCGCTGGCACTGGGACGGCGCCGGCAATGTGATGGACGCCGCCCGCCGTGCCCGGCTGTCACTGATCGATCGCTGGCGCGGCGGCATCGACCACGTGCTGATGGCTCATACGCGCGACGACGTGGCCGAAACCTTCCTGATGCGGTTGGCGCGCGGGTCCGGGCTGGACGGGCTGTCGGCGATGCGGGCCAGCCGCCAGGTGCGTGCGGTGCCCGACGCTTTGCCGCCCGAATGCTCGGGCGCTTGCCCGCCGGGCAGCGCCGGCGAACGGTTCTGGATCAAGCGCCCCTGCCTGGACATGGACCGGGCCGAGTTGCGCCACTACCTGCGCACGCTCAGGGGCCGATGGGTCGAAGATCCGTCCAACGAAGATCCGGCCTATGACCGCGCCCGGATGCGGCGGCTGCTGGCTCTGCTGGGGGCCGAAGGGATCGGCGCCGCCACGCTCGCGGCCACCGCAAAGCGGCTGCGCGAGGACCGGTTCGCGTTGATCGCCCGCGCCGTGGATGTCTGGCGCGCCTATGGCAGCGCGGGGCATGGTACGCTGTCGCTGGACCCCGACTGGCACGGTCCGGTCGAACCTGGCACCCAGCGGCGGTTGCTGGCGGCGATGCTGCGATACGTTTCGGGTGCAGAATACGCCCCCCGCGCCGAAGCTCTGGAAGACCTGCGCCAGCGCGTTGTCAGCGGCGGCGGCGGTACGCTGCACGGCTGCGAGGTGCAGCATGTCGGCGGGCGGCCCACGGTGTTTCGCGAATTCGCCGCCGTGGCGCAGACCCGCGCCGTTGCCGGGCAACACATGCATTGGGACGGGCGTTGGAGGATCACCGACGCCGCGCCTTCGGGTCTGATCGTGCGGGCCTTGGGTGAAGACGGCTGGCAACAGTTGCCCGACCGGCCCGACGACGCACCGCCGCACCGCATCGCCCTGTCGCTACCGTCGCTGTGGGACGGCGCGCGGCTGGTCGCCTGCGACGCCATGGGGCTGGGTCCGGGAAATACCACGGTCCTGCCTTCGGACGCCCCCGAACCGGTCCGGTTCGCGCGGTTTCTTCTGATGCAGTGA
- a CDS encoding MOSC domain-containing protein, with amino-acid sequence MPALLPTDYSARITWLGRVPVAGDAIRSQAVDYLTLGWEGPENERHAGLTRASCSRVTSQHPKGTEIRNVRQLSIVSAEELALIATEIGLTTLDPVWLGASVVVEGLPDFSHLPPSSRLQGADGVTMVVDMQNRPCVLPGREIEADAAGHGNAFKAAAKGRRGVTAWVERPGALALGDVLRLHVPDQRPWAPSPII; translated from the coding sequence ATGCCCGCATTGCTACCGACCGACTATTCCGCCCGCATCACCTGGCTGGGTCGCGTGCCGGTCGCGGGTGATGCGATCCGGTCTCAGGCGGTCGACTATCTGACGTTGGGCTGGGAAGGGCCCGAAAACGAGCGCCACGCCGGTCTGACGCGCGCGTCGTGCAGCCGCGTGACCAGTCAACACCCCAAGGGCACGGAAATCCGCAACGTGCGCCAGTTGTCCATCGTTTCGGCCGAGGAACTGGCTCTGATCGCGACCGAGATCGGGCTGACGACGCTGGATCCTGTCTGGCTGGGGGCCAGTGTCGTTGTCGAGGGGCTGCCGGATTTCAGCCATCTGCCACCGTCTTCCCGCCTGCAGGGGGCTGATGGTGTGACCATGGTCGTGGACATGCAGAACCGCCCCTGCGTGCTGCCGGGGCGCGAGATCGAGGCGGATGCCGCCGGTCACGGCAACGCGTTCAAGGCAGCCGCGAAGGGGCGGCGCGGCGTCACGGCCTGGGTCGAACGCCCCGGTGCCCTGGCCCTGGGCGATGTCCTGCGTCTGCACGTTCCCGACCAGCGCCCCTGGGCGCCGTCCCCCATCATCTGA